From one Perca flavescens isolate YP-PL-M2 chromosome 19, PFLA_1.0, whole genome shotgun sequence genomic stretch:
- the zgc:162171 gene encoding ras-related protein Rab-38: MQHERLLKVLVIGDLGVGKTSIIKRYVHQVFSQHYRATIGVDFALKVLHWDQRTVVRLQLWDIAGQERYGNMTRVYYREAVGALVVFDMTRLSTFQAVLKWKGDLDSKVALSNGTPVPAVLLGNKCDQRSLCPKLPKLENFSREYGFIGWYETSAKDNTNIDAAITCLVKSIMTAEDERALRDGTTAGRSEPEGSVLVLPRFDYNTKEKGLSGCSGCPSLKSRDREND; the protein is encoded by the exons ATGCAGCACGAGCGCCTGCTCAAAGTCTTGGTCATCGGCGATCTCGGAGTCGGTAAAACGTCCATCATAAAGCGCTACGTGCACCAGGTCTTCTCCCAGCATTACCGCGCCACCATCGGAGTGGACTTCGCCCTCAAGGTGCTCCACTGGGACCAGAGGACGGTGGTGCGGCTGCAGCTGTGGGACATCGCCG GGCAGGAACGCTATGGCAACATGACCCGTGTGTACTACAGAGAGGCGGTAGGAGCCCTCGTCGTCTTCGACATGACCAGACTGTCCACATTTCAGGCCGTGCTCAAGTGGAAAGGAGACCTGGACTCAAAG GTCGCCCTTAGCAACGGGACACCAGTTCCAGCCGTTCTATTGGGCAACAAGTGTGACCAGCGGAGTTTGTGCCCCAAGCTGCCCAAACTGGAGAACTTCTCCAGAGAGTACGGATTCATCGGCTGGTACGAAACCTCTGCCAAA GACAACACCAACATTGATGCAGCCATCACATGCTTGGTGAAGAGCATCATGACTGCGGAGGATGAGAGAGCCTTGCGTGACGGCACCACCGCCGGCAGAAGCGAACCGGAAGGCAGCGTTCTGGTTCTGCCTCGCTTCGACTACAACACAAAGGAGAAGGGACTCAGTGGGTGTTCAGGATGCCCCTCGCTTAAATCCAGAGACAGGGAAAACGACTGA